The following proteins are encoded in a genomic region of Hemibagrus wyckioides isolate EC202008001 linkage group LG29, SWU_Hwy_1.0, whole genome shotgun sequence:
- the LOC131349315 gene encoding NEDD4-binding protein 1-like: MLHLARQTDGVIVTNDNMRDLVDESFGWKEIIKTRLLQYVFAGDLFMVPDDPLGRSGPHIKDFLRSQNRPPVPGNHTFAGMASNFPQLASQPRPQTEVLNYRERTPGGISRPQGAVRGHSQSRKERSAEETLRLKQDLLQIFPGQESVIIMTLQCYPGDTDINRLSYYILEQVSSEE; the protein is encoded by the exons ATGCTACATCTTGCAAGGCAGACAGATGGAGTGATTGTAACAAATGACAACATGAGAGACCTTGTGGATGAATCATTTGGATGGAAAGAAATAATCAAGACAAG ATTGCTCCAGTACGTGTTTGCTGGGGACCTCTTTATGGTGCCGGATGATCCTCTAGGCCGAAGTGGACCTCATATTAAGGACTTCTTACGGTCACAAAACAG GCCCCCTGTTCCAGGCAATCACACATTTGCTGGTATGGCCTCAAATTTCCCCCAACTTGCCTCTCAGCCCAGACCTCAGACAGAAGTGCTGAACTACCGTGAACGGACACCTGGGGGCATCAGCAGACCTCAAGGGGCAGTCAGAGGTCATTCCCAGAGCAGAAAGGAGAGGTCAGCAGAGGAGACACTTAGGTTGAAGCAGGATTTGCTGCAGATTTTTCCAGGGCAGGAGAGTGTGATCATAATGACCCTACAGTGCTACCCAGGTGATACAGATATTAACCGACTGTCATATTACATTCTGGAACAAGTAAGTTCAGAGGAGTAG